ctgcagaattctaaggtttgtagtttagtgaggctgttaaagccccctcccaaaactacaaactccagaattctgcaggaggcaggaactggatttaaagtggattcattctctagtgtgatgagatcaaCAGTTTGCCGCCActtttcattgccatggctcagcaTTATTCTGGGAGTTGTCCTTTTGGCGATTAATTGGTTGGCTACATAAAAGCAAAATTCCcataccagttaaagtggtgtcaaactgaattaattctatagtgcagatgcatcccTAGATAAAcatctcaccagactacaaatcagaaagcaaaggtggctCTGTCTCAGCCAACCAAATGGAGGATTTCAGATTTAGGAGGGtattcagataagggatgctcaatctctGATTATGTAATAAAGCTATTGATAATGCAAGGAGTtttcattgtgttgtcgaaggctttcatggctggaatcactgggctgttgtaggttttttcgggcaatatggccatgttctagaggcattctctcctgacatttcacctgcatctatggcaagcatcctcagaggttgtgaggtcctcataacctctgaggatgcttgccatagatgcagccgaaacgtcaggagagaatgcctctagaacatggccatatagcccaaaaatacctacaacaacccagtttttttaattgtttactTTTTCCTTTTGAAGTTCTTCTTGTCTTTCtagcatatttttatttatgcatGTTAGTTTCTtaatcattttattgtacatACAGCCCACtcactgttattgtgattgttcattgcattcttatgttttgtgttcattgcttattgtatttatcatgtttttgtattttactgtgttgttgcttgcgtttaagtttttattttattgtattttactgtattgtaatttctgttcgggcttggcctcatgtaaaccgccccgagtccccattgggggagatggtggcagggtataaataaagatgatgatgattattattattattgaacacgCTGTCTCTATTCCTAATTTATCTAgcccagtgttcctcaaccttcctaatgccgtgaccccttaatacggttcctcctgttgtggtgacccccaaccataaaattattttctttgctacttcataactgtagttttgctcctgttatgaattgtgatgtaaatatctgatatgcaggatatattttcattcatgggATCAAATTttgaacaaatacccaatacgcccaaatttgaatattggtgaggtttggggggggggttgattttgtcatttgggagttgtagttcctggggattatggttcacttacaatcatagagctttccaaactccaccaatgatagaattgaaccaaatttggcatacagaactcccatgactgggagggtttggtaggtattgaccttgagttttggagttgtagttcacctgcatccagagagcactgtggactcaaacaatgatggatctggaccaaacttggcacagatattcaatatgaccaaatgtgaacactggtggtgtttggggaaaacagaccttgacatttgggagttgtcattactgggatttatagttcacccagaataaaaagagcattctgaatcccaccaacgatagaattgggccaaacttcccacacagagcccccatgaccaacagaaagtactgtgttttctggtgtctttggcaacccttctgacacccactcGGTTCACCACCcgccccggggtcccgaccctgaggttgagaaaggctgatcTCGATATTATTCCCAGGCTGTTTGCTTGCAGTTTTGTATTCTGCATTTCTCATTTTAGCTGTGTTTTATGAAAAGCCATAACTGCACCTTTGTTTTACCTCTAGTTTAAAAAGCACTTTGATTCTCTGTTATAATCTCGTCTTGTTTGCCCGCTAACGAGCACAAATTAAAAGCAGGTCTGTTTAAataagacaataaataaatatactgcatGTTACGAAAGACAATTTCCCCCTAAGCAACCATCCTGCTGAAATTAAAAGCTCTTCTTCAGCTGCTGATAGAAGACTAGCAGGAAGGCTGCCAGTCTAACCTCTCttagtccccatctacactgatttaatgcagtttcaaactggtattgaagaaagtggtgttgctgtgcagatgattacatggaTAATCACATAGGATGGAGATTACATAAACCGCAAAGCACTGGTGCATATTaatgtctgggttgctgtgagttttctggattgtatggctatgttccagaaccaatatatttattatttatttatttaaacatttatattccatccttctcaacccgaaggtgactcagggtggagaAAGAcaaatatacagcaaacattcaatgccagaacataaaataaacaatattcaatgccagaacataaaataaactataaatatatacaagcactaaaatcagttatatctactttaaaatcaattgtttaaaagcATCTCAAGAAAACCATATCAGATCTTATAGTTACAACTCTGGGacaaaagctatctctcagtctgtttgtccttgtctttgtcaccctttaccatctgccagatgggaataatttttaaaaagaatattctgagtgagatggatccttaagaaACAATAAAAGTCTTCTCAAGGTCATAAATTAGTCCAGTGCCCCCTCCAAAATGTGGTATAAATGCCCCTGACACATTTGGGGCAGGGGTTATACTTACACATTCCGCGGAAATGGGACTAAAATGAGATTTGGAAGACCACAAAATTGGCTGAGGCAGCTCCATTCCACTTTGTCTACCTTGCctagatgacttgaaggcatgtgtgctctcatgcacacacacacataatgtcGAAATCAGATGGGTTTCGACATATTGgagcatgaatgaatgaatgatgacAGACTTTAATTTTTACAGGTGAAAACTGTATCAAGGAAGAAAACGAAGAGGACACTCCCGAGCCAATGGTTTCTACAACGGTGGATCCTGGAGAACTCCCTGAGATGCTGTTAGAGGAGAGCACCGACTCCTTGGATTCTGAGCACCCCAATGCTCCTCGAGGAGACTTGGAGGAACCTGGGGATGCCTTGGAGGAACCTGGGGAGAACGGTCCCTCGGGGATCTACCTGGAACACCGGCCGTTCAAGTGCGACATGTGCACCAAATCCTTCCGCCACAGCTCCAGCCTTTTGACGCACCGACgcctccacacaggggagaagccgtacAAATGCACCGAATGCGGGAAGAGCTTCAACACCAGCTCGGCCCTCATTGTGCACCGCCGgacccacacgggggagaagTCGTACGCCTGCTCGAACTGCGGGCGATGCTTCAGCGAAGGCTCAGTTTTGATCAAGCATTGGCgcatccacactggggagaaaccctacaagtGCTCCTTCTGCAACCGGGGCTTCCGGCAGAGCTCTCAGTTGCGGGCCCACGAGCGgacccacacgggagagaagccctACAAGTGCCGGGACTGCGGGAAGTGCTTCAGCACCAGCTCCAACCTCTCTGCCCACCAGCGGACCCATACGGGCGAGAAGCCCTATATCTGCACTGAGTGCGACCGCCGCTTCGGCCACAAGTCCCACCTCAGGTGCCACCTAAAGACCCACACGGAGAAGCTCCACACATGTCCTGACTGCCCAGCCAGCTTCCGCATGACCCAGCAGCTCCTGGTCCACCAGAAGTCTCACCAGGAGGACCGGCGTTATAAATGCCTCTTGTGCGGGAAGACCTTCAGCTACAGCTCGGCCCTCCTGGCCCACCAGCGGATGCACACAGGGGACCGGCCTTTCAAGTGCCTTGAGTGCGGACGGAGCTTCGTCCGCAACTCGGACTTGAACAAGCACCAGAGGATccatacaggggagaagccctacgaatgcccagagtgtggaaagaagTTCAACCAGAACTCCCACCTGGCCAGCCACCGGAGAGTCCACTTTAAAGGGACCGACACAAATCCGGACACAGAAGAGGGTACTCCAGTTAAACAAGAAATAGAGTCAACCTGAGGTTACAGTACACAGAACTGCTGCTATTATATGTTATGAAAGTTGTACACAAACCCAGTATTCGGTACCAATGAGCACCAGGGATGGGGAACTGTGAGTCTGTTTTAAAATATGAGTAAACATGCAGAGAATTGCacaaaaggacattttaaaaaagaatgcatGTTACTGCAAAAACAAACTCTGCTCTGTAGAAATTTCAGTTTTGTGCCCTCTAATGCCTTATTCCAGGGATGGGTAAAGCATGACTTTTGGGTTCATGTGTCCCTCAAATATGCTTTGTTGTCCTCAGCACCTCCAAAATCCCCATATTGCCTTTTTCTGtcccaaaagaaagagaaaatggaaaGACACTAGGCATAAAATTTTGCCTTATAAATAATCTGCCTCCTTTTaagcaaaacaagaaaaaacTACCCATTGTGGAGAAGTGGAAATGGTTTTTTTTCccatgtgaggagcgacttgaaaaactgcaatttgcttctgatgtgggagaattggcaaagatgttgcccatgggacacctggatgtttgatgttttaccatccttgtgggaggcttctctcatatccccacatggggaactggagctgacagagggagcacaaCCCACTCTCCTtcgattcgaaccactgacctgttggtcatcagtcctgccggcacaagggtttaaccctttacACTCTACTAGAAATGGGTTTCCAGCCACTTTGGGATTTTTGCCTTGTTAAGTAATCTGTGACATTCCCAAAGAGTCCTGGAGCATAAAGTGGCCACTGAGCTGCCACATCTGCCTTATACAAACTTGCCTATAATTGTTTTGAATAGTTTTCATTTTCTTCAAGTCAAAGGCAAAAAGACATTCAAAAGCTTGAGGCAATGTCTTTGtgacaatgtgttgtcaaagtctttcatggccagaatcactggtttgctgggagttttctaggctgtatggccaaagacaagaggtatcctctcatctctgcaggagtctaccatataccatgcagctgtggacaagtctacatagggaccaccaaacacagcatggcccagacacgaatcaaggaacatgaaaggcactgcagactacttcaaccagagaagtcagccatagcagagcacctgatgaaccaacctggacacagcatattatttgggaacacaaaaatgctgggctACTCTAAcatccaccatgtcaggctacacagagaaaccactgaagtCCAGAAGCATATgagcaatttcaacaaaaaggagaaaaccatgaaaatgaacaaaatttgcctaccaatattaaaaattctagaatcagaacaataaataaagaaaaactctCCGAAAACAGGGGGATTTCAGACAGGAaagaatcagggccagttaacaccttccaacaaaggatccccaggcagtaGGCAGCTGGGCTTTGatgctacaaggctattcaatgctaatcaaggcggccaattacaacattcacacttgcctcaagtagacaagacttctttctcccattccacagatatataaatctcacttgcctcatttccaacagagctcacaacctctgaggatgcctgccatagatgtgggcaaaacgtcaggagataatgcttcttgaacatggccatacagcccagaaaactcacagcaacccagtctttGTGACAGTTAGAAATTCTAACTGGATTCTGAGATCTTGCCAGTCATTGCTTTCATGTGTAAAGACTATCTCTGCTTGCAGGATGGGaaaaacttgattttttaaataaaagaaatagaaCACTAAATTCCCAGGGTGCTGAAATTTGTGATCCATATAATTCGTCTTATTCAAGTGTGCAATGCACAGTTTTGAACCTTATATTTAAGACAGCATAGGCAGAGTGGTGATCTCAAAATAGCCATGCAAATTTCTGAGTCAAAGCAAAAAcccactgtttgttttttttatttcaaaaccattgcataaaatagtttatctaaaactgataaaataaagggatcacaaagtggctagatagttttagaccaaaaacaggcaacagcgaccacattgtagTTTTAAACGATTCTTCCTCTGTTCATGAGCAGGGTAttatgggcaagcatacagatgcagagttgtctgttctgcatttcgccaggttgtcttttgatctgcccactccacttctgagtctattcagggacttccaagtttcccattcttggttCGTCCCTGGAGGAAAACCTTTGTAGGGTgtgggcatccaattgggatttcctggtttagctgcacaGAAGGATATTCttactgttgctggaggaacattaagatGAGCGGTGGTTCTCattaagcttttccttgatttgagtctactgggaggaggctgatagccatgcagtgggtggctttctcagtgttcagccttatttctctcgcaattggcagcaatttcccgtcgcacatcgggggggggggggcaatgtcagctagcttatagagcTGGCATGAGCAAACTTAAACTTTGGGGGCCACATGGCGGGCTGGAGTGGGTGGCCCGGGAAAGGgtgccccttcccccccccccccttcctcttctctttcaaaggcagaaagaaaaggaaagactggAAACGTTTGTATCCCTTGGTcaagatgagatggtggatgggagagataaagtgtatccattagaccctgtattgcctactcctgatatataacctagaatcccagagctggaagagaccgccaagggccatccagtccaacctcctgccatgcaagaaggcacaatcaaagcactcccaataaacagcctctgcagaaaagcctccagacaaggagactccaccacaccccgaGGGAGAtgatgccactctccaacagcttgtactctcaggaagttcttccaaatcttttcagttgaattccTTTCGctgtcatttgaaaccattgttcctttgtgccctggtctctagagcagcaaaaagtcagttttcccccttctcctcaatcttgaaacatggttcggaaggaaggaaggaaggaaggaaggaaggaaggaaggaagggtggaaggaagggtggaaggaagggtggaaggaagggtggaagggaatggagatggaaaggaagggaggggaatggagggggaaagacaaaagtgaaggaaggaaggaggaaagatggaagggaggaaggacgaaaggggtggaaggaaagggagggagggagggagggaaggaagaaggaaagagagaaggaagaatgaaagggtggaagagaaggaaggaaaagagggaggaaggaaggataggaaggtGAGAGAGAAGAGAGCCTGAGAAGAGTCCAAGGGCCACATCTGTCCCTTGGGCCTGGATTTGCCCGTACctgttatagagtctatcaacaggtgtaggtttaagacatcctgtggttACATGTCTCACTTAGTGCTATATTCACGTGGGTAGATTTATGCCAGActcagcatactcagcagttgagtaagacaaggccagggctgatgtttttattagttttgggtCTGCGCCCCATGAACCCACTGTTGAACAAAGTATTTATTATGACCATCCAAAATACTATGCAAGTATACAAGCTTTTGAGTTTAATCCAATCTCTGCATAGATTGTCAAGAGTCAAGTTATGTGTAACAGCTGTATCTTTAATTCAGCCAAATCTCTTAGACAATGCAAATAATTTTGTGCCTTAGTAAAACAAATAAAAGGCTTGCAACCACCACACAGCTAGAGACATTAATTTTATGTAATGCAAGGGTGTCAAAGTAATTTTCAGCCTTTTTGTGCGTATGTTATTCAGCTTCATGGAAATTACCCTATGTATTGAGGATAAAGTCTCATTGGTAAAGTCTTAGCTCTGTCCCTGGCCAGACCCAGAGCCATGGAAAGAGTCGCTCTTGACTGAAAGCAGCAGGAGAGAAAACATAGATCAAAGTTGATGAATCGGCCTCGAAAAACGCCACCCGGTCCTCTTCATAGTCCAGAAAAATCCTAACCCTCCTGAGGCTGCTGAATGGGGTCAGGATGGTCACAGGACAGGTAAGAGCCTCGAGGCGGTCCCCACACTGTTGCAAAGCCCAGATCTGCTCTTCAGGGCTAGGGACaatctccccttttctcttcacAGACTCTTTGGCAAAACCCACAGCCCAGTATCGCCCTTTTCCCACTTCCACCTCCCAGTAATGTCTTCCTGAGGTGAGTCCCTCGCAGCCCAGCACACAGGGGTAAGGGTCAAATCTTTCTGGGTTGTCAGGAAGGTCCTGCCAGATGTCTCCCAGTTTCACGCTCTTCTGATCGGCCGACAGAACGAGGAAGGGGTTTGCAGTATCTGGATCCAGAGTCACTTTCACTTGATGGGTAGAGAGAGTTCAAAAGAAAGTTACGTACATACGGAACAGAAGATGTGTTATCAAAGgtatcatggctggaatcactgggttgctgtgagttttccaagttgTATGTCTCTGTTCCAGAGggattccctcctgatgtttcgcccacatctatggcagacatcctcagaggttgtgaggcctgttggaaactaggcaagtggagtttatatatctgtggaatgcccagggtgggagaaagaactcttgtgtgaatgttgcaattggccaacctgattagcattgaatatccttgcagcttcaaagcttggctgcttcctgcctgggggaatttttcGTTGAGAGGTGCTAGCTACCAgaataaaaaaaccctctataatcaggacagtaaataaaaaacaacactcataaAACAGGgtgattccagacaggaaacaatcagggccagcgaacacctcccaacaaaggattcccctaggcaggaaacagccaggctttgaagctgtaaggctattcaatgccaatcaaagtgattaattgcaacattcacacttgcagacaagagttctttctcccaccctggaccttccacagatatataaccctcccttgcttagtttccaatatacctcacaaccagggccagcgaacacctcccaacaaaggattcccccaggcaggaagcagccaggctttgaagctgtaaggctattcaatgctaatcaaagtgattaattgcaatattcacacttgcagacaagagttctttcttccaccctggaccttccacagatatataaccctccattgcttagtttccaatatatctcacaacctctgaggatacttgccacagacgccaggagagaatacctctggaacatggccatataacccagaaaactcatagcaacccaattgCCTCTGTAATTGCCAGAACATATTACTAACCTTTTCTGCCCCTTTTTTTCACTTCAGTATACGGCAGCTTGAACAATTGTGTCCTGCCTTTTGGGAATTTCAGCTTTTCTTTCAGTAAAGATGTGCTTTCTAACTCAGTGGAGAGAAGACCtaggaaaaagaaataaatgggCCCCAGACAGTGGTGTGAATTATAAATGGTGTTGCCATGGAGTTGCCATGAAATAGCACAGACATACAGATAGATAGCTTGCAGTAACCGGAATATCTGGTATATGTTGTTGCTGCCTTCCCTTGCTCCTCATCCCTTTCTCccctaaataaatatgcaaactaaggacccttccacatagctctatatcccagaatatcaaggcagaatattccacatattctgagtgtggactcagataacccagttcaaaacagatattgtgggattttctgccttgatattctggaataatagggctgtgtggaaggctccAATAGCTCTTTGGCTGAAACCTTTAAATACCTTTATCTACACtgaaaattccagaattccatataACATTGCCATAggaattaaagtggaatatacgTAGTACTATAATAATGGAAAGAATCAGTCTTGGGGCAAGAGCATCCAAAGCATCTTTTTGTTTATTCCTAGAAGTCAGCTAAAGTGGAAAGACCCTcgcaacaaggctgagaaatggAAAACCTCTTGTAAGAAAGGAGTCCAAGCTTTAGCAGGGAAAATCGTTTTCTTGATCAATAAGAGAAACTACTGGAAAGTGTCTCTCAAAATCCCATAAACACATTCCCCTTATGTTAACTCCTTAATACCTTTGAAGTCTTTGAGCATCTTTTTTAGATGCCTGCTTTGTTCAGAAAAGCTCTTCAGTCTCATTTCCAGATCAGGAGAACGTTCCACCAAATGTTGGGGTCTCTGCTTATCACATCTGGAAGAGAGAAGAGGAATAAGGATCTTTTCCGCCAACAGACTGAGGAtcctcaaatatttatttatttatttatcgtgtcaggagcgaactaaagagttgtattgcattaaaaacaaacaaacaaaacacaaagtttgcaagcttggtagttgattaaatgtcctttaatcagtagctggccacttggagtgcccttggtgttactataagaaggtcctccattgtgcatgtagcagggctcaaattgcattgcagcaagtggtcagtggtttgctcttctccacactcgcatgtcgtggattcctctttgtagccccatttcttaaggttggctctgcatctcgtggtgccagagcgcggtctgttcagcgccttccatgtgtgcccaggagggagtctctcat
This genomic interval from Anolis sagrei isolate rAnoSag1 chromosome 2, rAnoSag1.mat, whole genome shotgun sequence contains the following:
- the LOC132765130 gene encoding zinc finger protein 774-like: MEPGENCIKEENEEDTPEPMVSTTVDPGELPEMLLEESTDSLDSEHPNAPRGDLEEPGDALEEPGENGPSGIYLEHRPFKCDMCTKSFRHSSSLLTHRRLHTGEKPYKCTECGKSFNTSSALIVHRRTHTGEKSYACSNCGRCFSEGSVLIKHWRIHTGEKPYKCSFCNRGFRQSSQLRAHERTHTGEKPYKCRDCGKCFSTSSNLSAHQRTHTGEKPYICTECDRRFGHKSHLRCHLKTHTEKLHTCPDCPASFRMTQQLLVHQKSHQEDRRYKCLLCGKTFSYSSALLAHQRMHTGDRPFKCLECGRSFVRNSDLNKHQRIHTGEKPYECPECGKKFNQNSHLASHRRVHFKGTDTNPDTEEGTPVKQEIEST